The Roseicyclus marinus genome has a segment encoding these proteins:
- the rpoZ gene encoding DNA-directed RNA polymerase subunit omega produces MARVTVEDCVDKVPNRFELVMLAAHRAREIASGSALTIDRDNDKNPVVALREIAEETQGADDLRERLIESHQTQIEVDEPEEDAMALLQGVEADRPARDDMSEEQMLRALMEAQGQR; encoded by the coding sequence ATGGCCCGCGTCACCGTTGAAGATTGCGTCGACAAGGTTCCCAACCGCTTCGAGCTTGTCATGCTTGCCGCCCACCGCGCCCGTGAGATCGCGTCCGGCTCGGCCCTGACCATCGACCGCGACAACGACAAGAACCCCGTCGTGGCCCTGCGCGAGATTGCCGAGGAAACGCAAGGCGCCGACGATCTGCGCGAGCGCCTGATCGAAAGCCACCAGACCCAGATCGAGGTCGACGAACCCGAAGAAGACGCGATGGCGCTGCTTCAGGGTGTGGAGGCGGATCGCCCCGCGCGCGACGACATGAGCGAAGAGCAGATGCTGCGCGCCCTCATGGAAGCACAGGGCCAGCGCTGA